The following proteins come from a genomic window of Natronosalvus vescus:
- a CDS encoding DegT/DnrJ/EryC1/StrS family aminotransferase, with amino-acid sequence MTRLALNGGPEAAAGLDIPRWPQCTDTSKEYVLDALESEKWCRIIDGADWVDRFESEFADYHDAEHAIAVSNGTVAIELALRASGLQPGDEVLVPAYTFIATASAVACMGGVPKFVDVDPNTFNIDPESVRENVTDRTVGIVGVHFGGYPMDMDELLPIVEEHGLFLIEDSAHAQGSEWRGQRVGTFGDFGTFSFQQSKSLPAGEGGIVVTDDDVLAEEASLVHNIGRPVGAGYKHTMLASNYRLPELQGALLCSQLEKLPDENRRRQENEERLVSELDVIDGIHTLRRDDRITNRGYCVYNFRYDADAFDGLSRDRFLEALRAEGVPASPGYGLPLYKQPAFSREQLGTLVPPDTEIPVNRHLHLPGVEEIMETNVRLSHTALLAEGETINAIPRAIRKIQENVDQLLES; translated from the coding sequence ATGACCAGGTTAGCACTCAACGGCGGCCCCGAGGCGGCCGCGGGGCTCGATATTCCGCGGTGGCCTCAATGTACGGACACGAGCAAAGAATACGTTCTCGATGCCCTCGAGTCGGAGAAGTGGTGTCGAATCATCGACGGGGCGGACTGGGTCGACCGGTTCGAATCCGAGTTCGCCGACTATCACGACGCCGAACACGCGATCGCCGTGAGCAACGGGACGGTCGCGATCGAACTCGCGTTGCGCGCGTCCGGATTGCAACCCGGTGACGAAGTCCTCGTCCCGGCGTACACCTTCATCGCCACCGCAAGCGCGGTCGCCTGTATGGGCGGCGTTCCGAAGTTCGTCGACGTCGACCCCAACACGTTCAACATCGATCCCGAGTCCGTCCGGGAGAACGTTACCGATCGGACGGTCGGGATCGTCGGCGTTCACTTCGGCGGCTATCCGATGGACATGGACGAACTACTGCCGATTGTCGAGGAACACGGCCTGTTCCTCATCGAGGATTCGGCTCACGCGCAGGGCTCCGAGTGGCGCGGACAGCGGGTCGGCACGTTCGGCGACTTCGGCACGTTCTCCTTCCAGCAGTCGAAGTCCCTGCCGGCCGGCGAGGGTGGTATCGTCGTCACCGACGACGACGTCCTCGCCGAGGAGGCTTCGCTCGTCCACAACATCGGCCGCCCCGTGGGCGCGGGATACAAACACACCATGCTCGCGTCGAACTACCGGCTGCCGGAGCTACAGGGGGCGCTTCTCTGTTCGCAACTCGAGAAACTCCCCGACGAAAACCGCCGTCGCCAGGAAAACGAGGAGCGCCTCGTCTCGGAACTCGACGTGATCGACGGTATCCACACGCTACGGAGAGACGACCGAATCACGAACCGCGGCTACTGCGTGTACAACTTCCGCTACGACGCGGACGCGTTCGACGGCCTGTCGCGCGATCGGTTCCTCGAGGCCCTCAGAGCCGAGGGCGTGCCGGCCAGTCCGGGATACGGGCTCCCCCTCTACAAACAGCCTGCCTTCTCTCGCGAACAACTCGGGACGCTCGTGCCGCCGGACACCGAGATTCCGGTCAACCGGCACCTCCATCTCCCCGGCGTCGAGGAGATCATGGAGACGAACGTCAGGCTCTCCCACACCGCGCTCCTCGCGGAGGGTGAGACGATCAACGCCATCCCGCGAGCGATCCGCAAGATACAGGAGAACGTCGATCAGTTGCTCGAGTCCTGA
- a CDS encoding arylsulfatase, whose amino-acid sequence MSNRPNILFIMTDQHRGDCIGADPDSPRDRDGRPLVHTPNIDNLIENGAMFTRAYTPAPSCIPARRSLLTGQTPFTNGAPGWVTTPWEFEHTLPQELRDAGYQTKLTGKIHSIPIRNHVGFEDMEQHEALFAHPDDDYTRWLEAESGGKYEELGTGLGRNSWDPRPWHLEEYHHPTNWTTRRALEFLDQRDDTRPFFLNLSYVRPHTPFDPPQVYWDMYVDRETPEPYVGDWIDAEHGEKIPDYPAIDAWLADLPPTIVHRARAAYYGLITHIDHQIKRVFDKLRTIGELENTFVVFLSDHGEMLGDHHMWRKTYAYEGSARVPLLLQFPESMELPRKRIVGQPVGLEDVMPTLLSVAGVDVPETVEGRNLLDLVEEPDREDWREWYHGEHAAGSYDPENGTQYLIDEQFKYVWNPVTGSELLFDLAADPGEERDLSDDGDHAGELERARDAMVERLSSRPEGFVEDGELVPTDAGPDDVGDPDDCSTSS is encoded by the coding sequence ATGTCGAATCGACCGAACATCCTGTTTATCATGACGGATCAGCACCGCGGCGACTGCATCGGTGCCGATCCCGACTCGCCGCGAGATCGCGACGGGCGACCGCTCGTTCACACCCCCAACATCGACAACCTGATCGAGAACGGAGCGATGTTCACGCGAGCCTACACCCCTGCCCCTTCGTGTATCCCTGCGCGGCGCTCCCTGCTCACCGGCCAGACGCCGTTCACCAACGGGGCACCCGGCTGGGTAACCACCCCCTGGGAGTTCGAGCACACCCTCCCCCAGGAACTTCGCGACGCTGGTTACCAGACCAAACTCACCGGGAAGATTCACTCGATCCCGATCCGGAACCACGTCGGTTTCGAGGATATGGAGCAACACGAGGCGCTGTTCGCCCACCCGGACGACGACTACACGCGCTGGCTCGAGGCCGAGAGCGGCGGCAAGTACGAGGAACTCGGCACCGGGCTGGGTCGGAACTCCTGGGATCCGCGGCCGTGGCACCTCGAGGAGTACCACCACCCGACGAACTGGACGACGCGTCGGGCGCTCGAGTTCCTCGACCAGCGCGACGACACCCGGCCGTTCTTCCTCAACCTCTCGTACGTCCGCCCCCACACGCCGTTCGATCCGCCGCAGGTGTACTGGGACATGTACGTCGACCGGGAGACGCCGGAGCCGTACGTGGGCGACTGGATCGACGCCGAACACGGCGAGAAGATCCCCGACTACCCGGCGATCGACGCCTGGCTCGCCGACCTCCCGCCGACCATCGTCCATCGGGCTCGAGCCGCGTACTACGGGCTCATCACCCACATCGACCACCAGATAAAGCGCGTCTTCGACAAACTCCGCACCATCGGCGAACTCGAGAACACGTTCGTCGTTTTCCTGTCGGATCACGGCGAGATGCTCGGCGACCACCACATGTGGCGAAAGACCTACGCCTACGAGGGGTCGGCCCGGGTGCCGCTTCTCCTGCAGTTCCCCGAGTCGATGGAACTCCCGCGAAAACGGATCGTCGGCCAACCCGTCGGCCTCGAGGACGTGATGCCGACGCTGCTGTCGGTGGCCGGCGTCGACGTCCCGGAGACCGTCGAAGGACGGAACCTGCTCGACCTCGTCGAAGAGCCGGATCGCGAGGACTGGCGGGAGTGGTACCACGGCGAACACGCCGCCGGCAGCTACGACCCCGAGAACGGTACCCAGTACCTGATCGACGAGCAGTTCAAGTACGTCTGGAATCCCGTGACCGGCAGCGAACTCCTCTTCGACCTCGCAGCCGACCCCGGCGAGGAACGCGACCTCTCCGACGATGGGGATCACGCCGGCGAACTCGAGCGTGCTCGAGACGCGATGGTCGAACGGCTCTCGAGTCGACCCGAGGGGTTCGTCGAGGATGGGGAACTCGTCCCGACCGACGCGGGCCCGGACGACGTCGGCGACCCGGACGATTGCAGCACGAGTAGCTGA
- the cobA gene encoding uroporphyrinogen-III C-methyltransferase: MSDATSTTDAEPEPGTVYLIGSGPGDPDLLTVKAARLLETCDVVLHDKLPGPRILDSLPEDAEDVGKRAGGERTPQSAINERLVELAREGKSVARLKGGDPFVFGRGGEEAEYLAEHGIPFEVVPAVTAAIAAPAVAGIPVTHRDHASSVSFVTGHEDPTKDESTVDWNALAATGGTIVVLMGVGRLPDYTTALLEAGMAPETPVTLIERGTWPGQRVATGSLETIVDVRDEAGIEPPAVTVIGDVAGTRESVLEFLQNEPTDADSDEQEV; the protein is encoded by the coding sequence ATGAGTGACGCCACGTCGACCACCGACGCCGAACCCGAACCCGGCACCGTCTACCTCATCGGCAGCGGGCCCGGCGACCCCGACCTCCTGACGGTCAAAGCCGCCCGCCTGCTCGAGACGTGCGACGTCGTCCTCCACGACAAGCTTCCGGGGCCACGAATTCTCGACTCGCTCCCGGAGGACGCCGAGGACGTCGGGAAACGCGCCGGCGGCGAGCGCACTCCGCAGTCGGCGATCAACGAACGCTTGGTGGAACTCGCCCGAGAGGGCAAGAGCGTCGCCCGCCTGAAAGGCGGTGACCCGTTCGTCTTCGGTCGCGGCGGCGAGGAGGCCGAGTACCTCGCCGAACACGGGATTCCGTTCGAAGTCGTCCCCGCCGTCACCGCCGCGATTGCGGCCCCCGCCGTCGCCGGCATCCCCGTTACGCACCGCGATCACGCCTCATCGGTCTCGTTCGTCACCGGCCACGAGGATCCCACGAAAGACGAATCCACCGTCGACTGGAACGCCCTGGCTGCCACTGGCGGCACCATCGTCGTCCTGATGGGCGTCGGCCGACTGCCAGACTACACCACTGCCCTGCTCGAGGCCGGCATGGCCCCCGAGACGCCGGTCACCCTGATCGAACGAGGCACCTGGCCAGGCCAGCGGGTCGCGACGGGCAGCCTCGAGACCATCGTGGACGTTCGGGACGAGGCAGGCATCGAACCGCCCGCGGTGACAGTCATCGGCGACGTCGCCGGCACCCGCGAGTCGGTGCTCGAGTTTCTTCAGAACGAGCCGACGGATGCCGACAGCGACGAGCAGGAGGTGTGA
- a CDS encoding DUF4432 family protein codes for MSSKDRRGTRYRTEPGPRVSTDFTYRGIDAAILENEALRVMVLTGKGGDLVEFRDKRTDVDVLWRTPHKWTAPSDRYVPSTNTTWNEHYPGGWQVNLPIAGDGMEIDGSSYGQHGESALLPWDAEVVRDDGEAVTLRLTVELVRYPFFVERELTLRAGESSLHIDESVTNLGGVSLEYVWQQHVTLGEPLLSPAARLDLPEATGINAPYGDGFPNARLEGDVAYEWPHSPGADGGTVDLRDIPPRSATVHDQSYAIDLSEGWYALTNPELDLGFGLQFPHETFDCLWYWQPFGGYHESPWFNRTYNVGLEPTTRYPGDTLPGDLGSNDPRDVLDPGETVDASFTAVTYDGLEEVTGVSPDGTVEGR; via the coding sequence ATGTCCTCGAAAGACCGGCGCGGTACCCGCTACCGCACGGAACCGGGCCCACGCGTTTCGACCGATTTCACCTACCGCGGAATCGACGCCGCGATCCTCGAGAACGAAGCGCTTCGCGTGATGGTGTTGACCGGCAAGGGAGGCGACCTGGTCGAGTTCCGTGACAAGCGGACGGACGTCGACGTCCTCTGGCGAACGCCGCACAAGTGGACGGCCCCGAGCGACCGGTACGTCCCGTCGACGAATACGACCTGGAACGAACACTATCCGGGCGGCTGGCAAGTGAACCTCCCGATCGCCGGCGACGGGATGGAGATCGACGGCAGCAGCTACGGCCAGCACGGCGAGAGCGCTCTCCTCCCGTGGGACGCCGAGGTCGTCCGTGACGACGGCGAGGCCGTGACGCTCCGGCTCACCGTCGAACTCGTCCGGTATCCCTTCTTCGTCGAGCGTGAGTTGACGCTGCGGGCCGGCGAGTCGAGCCTCCACATCGACGAGTCGGTGACTAACCTCGGCGGGGTGTCACTCGAGTACGTCTGGCAACAACACGTCACGCTGGGGGAACCGCTACTCTCGCCGGCCGCACGGCTCGATCTACCCGAGGCGACCGGTATCAACGCACCGTACGGGGACGGCTTCCCGAACGCGCGACTCGAAGGAGACGTGGCCTACGAGTGGCCCCACTCCCCGGGCGCGGACGGTGGCACCGTCGACCTGCGGGACATTCCGCCGCGGTCGGCGACGGTTCACGACCAGTCCTACGCGATCGATCTGTCCGAGGGCTGGTATGCACTGACCAATCCGGAACTCGATTTGGGATTCGGTCTGCAGTTCCCACACGAGACGTTCGACTGCCTGTGGTACTGGCAACCCTTTGGCGGCTACCACGAGTCACCGTGGTTCAACCGCACCTACAACGTCGGCCTCGAGCCGACGACGCGTTATCCGGGCGACACACTCCCCGGCGACCTCGGATCGAACGACCCCCGAGACGTTCTCGATCCCGGCGAAACCGTCGACGCCTCGTTCACCGCCGTCACCTACGACGGCCTCGAGGAAGTGACCGGCGTCTCGCCCGACGGCACAGTCGAGGGTCGATAG
- a CDS encoding HalOD1 output domain-containing protein, with protein MDSPRRNNGSGGSERPFEYGFKEHTSVSVAIVEAIAAVERVAPTTTPKELGFTLYDYIDTDALDALFDGQQVSECLEVEFDVDCYEIRVEGSGRILVSTGER; from the coding sequence ATGGATTCGCCCCGAAGAAACAATGGTAGTGGTGGGAGTGAACGGCCGTTCGAGTACGGTTTCAAAGAACACACCTCGGTGAGTGTCGCGATCGTCGAAGCGATCGCTGCAGTCGAACGCGTTGCGCCGACGACGACGCCGAAAGAACTCGGCTTCACGCTGTACGACTACATTGACACCGATGCACTCGACGCGCTCTTCGACGGTCAGCAGGTGTCCGAGTGCCTCGAGGTCGAGTTCGATGTTGACTGTTACGAGATCCGCGTCGAGGGCTCCGGCCGAATTCTCGTCTCGACGGGCGAACGCTAA
- a CDS encoding uroporphyrinogen-III synthase, translating to MRDLTVAVFRPDDERLEDAVELIDSLGATAVPDPMLAVEPTGSPPRTDADCVVLTSKTGAELVADAGWEPGEATVCAIGPRTADALREVGYDVDTVPEEYTSSGLVATLEGAVDGARVEVARSDHGSPVLLDGLEAAGAYVHETVLYRLVRPAGSGDSTERAAAGTLDAACFTSSLTVEHWLEAADERGNRDEALEGLTEATVGVIGEPTRETAADAGIDVDLVASEATFDALACETVEAAAPTYHE from the coding sequence GTGCGGGATCTCACCGTCGCCGTCTTCCGCCCCGACGACGAGCGCCTCGAGGACGCCGTCGAACTGATCGACTCTCTCGGCGCGACCGCCGTCCCGGATCCGATGCTCGCCGTCGAGCCAACTGGTTCCCCTCCCCGGACTGATGCCGACTGCGTCGTCCTGACGAGCAAAACCGGGGCCGAACTCGTCGCGGACGCCGGCTGGGAACCGGGCGAGGCGACCGTCTGTGCCATCGGGCCGCGAACCGCCGACGCGCTCCGCGAAGTCGGCTACGACGTCGATACCGTCCCCGAGGAGTACACCTCGAGCGGCCTCGTCGCCACCCTCGAGGGCGCCGTCGACGGCGCTCGCGTCGAGGTGGCGCGCAGCGATCACGGCAGCCCCGTCCTGCTCGATGGACTCGAGGCGGCAGGCGCGTACGTCCACGAAACCGTGCTGTACCGACTCGTCCGACCGGCCGGGAGCGGCGACTCCACCGAACGCGCCGCCGCTGGCACCCTCGACGCCGCCTGTTTCACCTCCTCGCTGACGGTCGAACACTGGCTCGAGGCCGCCGACGAACGCGGGAACCGAGACGAAGCGCTCGAGGGGCTGACCGAAGCGACCGTCGGCGTCATCGGAGAGCCAACACGAGAGACCGCCGCCGATGCTGGTATCGACGTCGACCTGGTCGCCAGCGAGGCGACGTTCGACGCGCTGGCCTGTGAGACGGTCGAGGCGGCGGCACCGACCTACCACGAATAG
- a CDS encoding aminotransferase class III-fold pyridoxal phosphate-dependent enzyme has protein sequence MSSGSPLVSTDRSITESRRLVERASKVIPEATQTGSKRPTQFVQGVSPTHIVRGEGSRLWDADGNEYVDCNAALGPILLGHNYPAVTDAVKAQLDDGTMFSMEHPLHVEVAELFTEVVPCAEMVRFAKSGNDVTALAAKVARASTDRDVVATQGYHGWPDVWMGNKPGLNAGVPDVVGEYTEEFAYNDIESVERIFEAHPDDVAAIVTTPVNLEMPEDGFLEELRELADREGALLVFDEVLTGFRFALGGAQEYFGVTPDLACFAKGMANGYPISALAGKREYMEVLSRGDFFYSMTYAGEAASLAATKASITVQREENVHDHIFTVGETLINGYNELAAELDLGDVTQAKGLPPRFVVQFTDDEGNHDQLVRSLFMQEAHKRGVLYTGGHIPTYSHTDEDVEWILDAYHEALEIVGDALENDDVAYRLEGEPVGATLRQRTGEND, from the coding sequence ATGTCCAGCGGTTCACCGTTAGTGTCCACTGATCGGTCGATCACCGAATCGAGACGCCTCGTCGAACGCGCCTCGAAGGTCATCCCGGAGGCGACCCAGACCGGGAGCAAACGCCCTACGCAGTTCGTCCAGGGCGTTTCGCCCACCCACATCGTACGTGGGGAAGGAAGTCGGCTGTGGGACGCCGACGGCAACGAATACGTCGACTGTAACGCCGCGCTCGGCCCGATTCTCCTCGGCCACAACTACCCGGCGGTGACCGACGCGGTGAAAGCCCAACTCGACGACGGGACGATGTTCAGCATGGAACACCCACTCCACGTCGAGGTCGCCGAACTGTTCACCGAGGTCGTCCCCTGTGCGGAGATGGTTCGTTTCGCCAAGAGCGGCAACGACGTCACCGCCCTCGCGGCGAAGGTCGCTCGAGCGTCCACCGACCGGGACGTCGTCGCCACGCAGGGCTACCACGGCTGGCCCGATGTCTGGATGGGGAACAAGCCGGGGCTCAACGCCGGGGTTCCCGACGTGGTCGGCGAGTACACCGAGGAGTTCGCGTACAACGACATCGAGAGCGTCGAGCGAATCTTCGAGGCACACCCCGATGACGTCGCTGCAATCGTGACGACGCCAGTGAACCTCGAGATGCCCGAGGACGGTTTTCTCGAGGAGCTTCGAGAACTCGCCGACCGGGAGGGAGCACTGCTCGTCTTCGACGAAGTGCTAACCGGGTTCCGGTTCGCCCTCGGCGGCGCCCAGGAGTACTTCGGCGTGACCCCCGACCTCGCGTGTTTCGCGAAGGGGATGGCCAACGGCTATCCGATCTCCGCACTCGCCGGGAAGCGAGAGTACATGGAGGTTCTGAGCCGTGGCGACTTCTTCTACTCGATGACCTACGCCGGCGAGGCGGCGTCGCTGGCGGCGACGAAGGCGTCGATTACCGTCCAGCGCGAGGAGAACGTTCACGACCACATCTTTACCGTGGGCGAGACGCTCATCAACGGCTACAACGAACTCGCCGCCGAACTGGATCTCGGCGATGTCACGCAAGCGAAGGGGCTCCCACCGCGGTTCGTCGTTCAGTTCACGGACGACGAGGGCAACCACGACCAGCTCGTCCGGAGCCTCTTCATGCAGGAGGCCCACAAACGGGGCGTCCTCTACACCGGCGGGCACATTCCGACGTACAGCCACACCGACGAGGACGTCGAGTGGATCCTCGACGCCTACCACGAGGCCCTCGAAATCGTGGGGGACGCTCTCGAGAACGACGACGTCGCCTACAGACTCGAGGGTGAACCAGTCGGCGCGACGCTGCGTCAGCGAACCGGCGAAAACGACTGA
- a CDS encoding sugar phosphate isomerase/epimerase family protein encodes MVRTAIQLFTLKDVDEPVWRLIDRVGESTFDGVELYGANVDDLDDADLERAKMALDEADLSVAGCHFRAEEIEDEFDDIVHVCDALEIPNLVVPTYDGDAFSSVDGIEAAADRLGTIAADLAEHDVDLLYHNHTFEFDEVETDDGSQVAFEAFVDRADGRFGFEPDVGLASRAGYDPIDLLEYTAGQAPLVHLTDTVPEDDYLLHADVGEGAVDLDACVRAAGDTGAEWLVCENGRTDDGLASLKHGSETFADFRARLESSPRSR; translated from the coding sequence ATGGTACGCACAGCCATTCAGCTGTTTACACTGAAAGACGTCGACGAACCGGTCTGGCGACTCATCGACCGCGTCGGCGAGTCGACCTTCGACGGCGTCGAACTGTACGGGGCCAACGTCGACGACCTCGACGACGCAGACCTCGAGCGAGCGAAGATGGCACTGGACGAGGCCGACCTGTCGGTCGCCGGCTGTCACTTCCGCGCCGAAGAGATCGAGGACGAGTTCGACGATATCGTGCACGTCTGTGACGCGCTCGAGATTCCGAATCTCGTCGTTCCGACCTACGACGGGGACGCGTTCTCCTCGGTCGACGGGATCGAGGCCGCCGCTGATCGCCTCGGTACGATCGCCGCCGATCTCGCCGAGCACGACGTCGACTTGCTCTATCACAATCACACGTTCGAGTTCGACGAGGTCGAGACTGACGACGGCTCCCAGGTCGCGTTCGAGGCGTTCGTCGACCGCGCCGACGGCCGGTTCGGGTTCGAGCCCGACGTTGGCCTCGCGAGCCGCGCCGGCTACGACCCCATCGACCTGCTCGAGTACACTGCGGGCCAGGCACCGCTGGTTCACCTCACCGACACCGTGCCGGAGGACGACTACCTGCTCCACGCCGACGTTGGCGAGGGGGCGGTCGACCTCGACGCCTGTGTTCGCGCCGCGGGCGACACCGGCGCCGAGTGGCTCGTCTGTGAGAACGGTCGGACGGACGACGGCCTCGCGTCGCTCAAACACGGTAGCGAGACGTTCGCCGACTTCCGCGCTCGTCTCGAGTCGTCGCCACGGAGCCGATGA
- a CDS encoding aryl-sulfate sulfotransferase — MPSGVTIADAEQYYEGYTLFNETYQFPEEAPDGKGKVYLVDMDGEPVHRWEVETAVQSHTRLLPNGNLLYPTRDRSDLSQAGLRELDPDSNVVWSYHCRIDHDYQVMDNGHLMCHTITDNMVPDLGPELKRNPYIVEIDREKNLHWEWFGEDHVDEIRELLPDDEWAFVEDRIENDYSFDWAHNNTLQLIPENDTYRKELEGDGPVRFEPGNIVFSYRSVDVIGVIDYPSGEIVWAWGPSELDGQHLPYMLENGNLLIFDNGTERGWSRVIELDPLSEEIVWEYTGSPKEDFYAPFISGAQRLPNGNTLICEGTKAHLFEVTPDGEVVWDFVSPFNEEGSIGNVYRCLRYSPEYVEPLLESN, encoded by the coding sequence ATGCCATCAGGAGTTACAATTGCAGACGCCGAGCAGTACTACGAGGGCTACACGCTCTTCAACGAAACGTACCAGTTTCCCGAGGAGGCCCCCGACGGAAAGGGGAAGGTATACCTCGTCGACATGGACGGCGAGCCAGTCCACCGCTGGGAGGTCGAAACCGCCGTGCAGTCACACACCCGGCTGCTCCCGAACGGCAACCTCCTCTACCCGACACGTGATCGATCCGATCTCTCCCAGGCCGGCCTCCGGGAACTCGACCCAGACAGCAACGTCGTCTGGTCGTACCACTGCCGGATCGACCACGACTATCAGGTGATGGACAACGGCCATCTCATGTGTCACACCATCACCGACAACATGGTGCCCGACCTCGGGCCGGAGCTGAAGCGCAACCCCTACATCGTCGAGATCGACCGGGAGAAGAACCTCCACTGGGAGTGGTTCGGCGAGGATCACGTCGACGAGATCCGGGAACTTCTCCCCGACGACGAGTGGGCCTTCGTCGAAGACCGCATCGAGAACGACTACTCCTTCGACTGGGCCCACAACAACACGCTCCAGCTCATCCCCGAGAACGACACCTACCGGAAAGAACTCGAGGGAGACGGCCCCGTCCGCTTCGAACCGGGGAACATCGTCTTCTCCTACCGGAGCGTCGACGTCATCGGCGTCATCGACTACCCCAGCGGCGAAATCGTCTGGGCGTGGGGGCCCAGCGAACTCGACGGCCAGCACCTCCCCTACATGCTCGAGAACGGCAATCTGCTCATTTTCGACAACGGCACCGAGCGGGGCTGGTCGCGCGTGATCGAACTCGACCCGCTCAGCGAGGAGATCGTCTGGGAGTACACCGGCTCGCCGAAGGAGGACTTCTACGCGCCGTTCATCTCCGGGGCCCAGCGACTCCCGAACGGCAACACGCTGATCTGTGAGGGAACGAAGGCCCACCTCTTCGAGGTCACGCCCGACGGCGAGGTCGTCTGGGACTTCGTCAGCCCGTTCAACGAGGAGGGGTCGATAGGGAACGTCTATCGCTGTCTGCGCTACTCCCCAGAGTACGTCGAACCGCTGCTCGAGTCGAACTGA
- a CDS encoding single-stranded-DNA-specific exonuclease RecJ: MAGPIPALEERATACAEHLLASDRVLLASHIDADGLTSAAIAASALERAGLPFETVFEKQLDEDAIAAIADTDYDTVLFTDFGSGQLDVIGEYEAAGDFTPVIADHHQPAETDTDLHLNPLLFGINGASELSGAGASYVLARALAEAESEGESEGGSSSTANERETVPDGGTVATTARSDNRDLAALAVVGAVGDMQASGGELHGANASIVEDGVEAGVLETATDLALYGKQTRPLPKLLEYASDVNIPGISNDGNGSLRFLDGLDLELRRDGDWRCWADLTSEEKQVVASALVKKAVTSGVPAHKIDDLVGTSYVLAAEPVGTELRDASEFSTLLNATARYERADVGLSVCLGNREGALERARQLLREHRRNLSNGIDLVTEEGVTKEDHVQWFHAGDRIRETIVGIVAGMAVGNAGISRRMPILAFADKNDEEVKVSARGTHSLVREGLDLSVVMGEASRAVGGDGGGHDVAAGATVPKGQEEAFIELADEIVGEQLS; this comes from the coding sequence ATGGCAGGCCCAATTCCAGCCCTCGAGGAACGTGCGACCGCCTGCGCCGAGCACCTGCTCGCCAGTGACCGCGTCCTCCTCGCCTCCCACATTGACGCCGACGGACTGACGAGCGCCGCGATCGCCGCCAGCGCGCTCGAGCGAGCGGGCCTCCCGTTCGAAACCGTCTTCGAAAAACAGCTCGACGAGGACGCCATCGCGGCCATCGCCGACACTGACTACGACACCGTCCTGTTCACCGACTTCGGCAGCGGCCAGCTCGACGTCATTGGCGAGTACGAGGCGGCGGGCGACTTCACCCCGGTCATCGCCGATCACCACCAGCCCGCCGAGACGGACACCGACCTCCACCTCAACCCGCTCCTGTTCGGGATCAACGGCGCGTCCGAACTCTCCGGGGCGGGCGCGAGTTACGTCCTCGCTCGAGCGCTGGCGGAGGCCGAGTCTGAGGGCGAGTCCGAAGGCGGAAGCAGTTCAACGGCCAACGAGAGAGAAACAGTACCCGACGGTGGCACCGTCGCGACGACCGCCCGGTCGGACAACCGCGACCTGGCAGCTCTCGCCGTCGTCGGGGCCGTCGGCGACATGCAAGCCTCGGGAGGCGAGCTCCACGGTGCCAACGCGTCCATCGTCGAGGACGGCGTCGAGGCCGGCGTTCTCGAGACGGCCACCGACCTCGCACTCTACGGGAAACAGACCCGTCCGCTCCCGAAACTGCTCGAGTATGCCAGCGACGTCAACATACCCGGCATCTCCAACGACGGGAACGGTTCCCTTCGGTTCCTCGACGGCCTCGACCTCGAGTTGCGCCGCGACGGCGACTGGCGCTGCTGGGCCGACCTCACAAGCGAGGAGAAACAGGTCGTCGCGAGCGCGCTGGTCAAGAAGGCCGTAACGAGCGGGGTTCCCGCCCACAAAATCGACGACCTCGTCGGGACGAGCTACGTCCTCGCGGCCGAACCCGTCGGCACCGAACTCCGGGACGCCAGCGAGTTCTCCACGCTGTTGAACGCCACCGCCCGATACGAGCGCGCAGACGTCGGGCTGAGCGTCTGTCTCGGCAATCGCGAAGGGGCGCTCGAGCGCGCCCGCCAGCTCCTTCGGGAACACCGCCGAAACCTCTCGAACGGCATCGATCTGGTCACCGAGGAGGGCGTCACGAAAGAAGATCACGTCCAGTGGTTCCACGCGGGCGACCGGATTCGGGAGACGATCGTCGGTATCGTGGCCGGCATGGCCGTCGGCAACGCCGGCATCAGCAGGCGAATGCCGATCCTGGCTTTCGCCGACAAGAACGACGAGGAGGTGAAAGTCTCCGCTCGCGGCACCCACAGCCTCGTCCGCGAGGGGCTCGACCTTTCGGTCGTGATGGGGGAGGCCTCCCGGGCCGTCGGCGGCGATGGCGGCGGTCACGACGTTGCTGCCGGGGCGACGGTACCGAAAGGGCAGGAGGAGGCGTTCATCGAACTCGCAGACGAGATCGTCGGCGAGCAGCTTTCGTAA